The segment TGTACGATGGATTTTATCTCCTTGTCGCTCTTCTTTTTGGGATTCTTAAAGGAGAATCTATCGAGGAATTGCGTGAGGGAGAAATCCACAAGGGGATCGCCGTAGTAGGTATTCTTCTTTCCTGCAAGAGAAAGGATAATTTTAAGAGTTAATGATTGAATGGAAGACGTCTAAAGGAAAACTTACTTTCAAGAACACACTCCACGAATTTCTGCACTGTTGGATGGAAGTGGGCGGAGAAACGAAGAAGCTCCACAAATGGGGCATACTGAGCTCCTGCACCGGAAGGATTTCGATAGAAAGGATCATATTTGAGGGGGAGACGATGAATTTTGGGCTTCTTCTCCTCATCTTCCTTCTTGACGCCATTCAAATCAACATGAATCCAGGATTCTTGGGCATTTCTGGGTGTTTTGCGCTTCTTTGACAACTTCTTGTTTTTCTGCGGCGAAGGAGTGTCCTCCTCAACGTCTGAGTAGTGTTCAGAATCACTCTCATACAGCTGAGATTTCACTTCATTCTTCTCAATGTCTGCAGCTGTTGGGATTTCTTGGATTTTATGGAGTTCCGGACGATCCTGGAGgattttttgcataatcaCAAATACCCCACAGACCATTTGCGATGGGAGGTAGAAGGTGATCTGGAGGAGGCGCTTGAGGAAGGCCTGAGCTCGTGGGATGTCTGTGTCAATGGCAATAGCCCGGTGGATGATGTAGAGGAACTGTGCTGACCACTTGTGCGTCATTGTGGTGAGTTCAACTGAAATCATCTTCCGGTAGAGAGCCATGTAGAAGCGATCTCTGTTGATACTGGCACACGTAACGATGACCTGAAGCAGGAGCCCAAGGGCCTGGATGGCGATGCGAATCTCAGCAAAGTGAATGAGGCGATAGATGATGTTCTGGAGCTCATCACTGAGGGGATTTGGTGTGCTGGTGGCATCGTCTGTGGCGAGATTACCAACAGAGCGTCGAAGGCATCGCAGAATGGCCTGCATTGTGCGATTATTCACCATACCCTTGTCCACGAGAATCttgaagaaggaaaagcaaatatttgtgAGCTTCCTGCACACTTCCGGTGAACAGAACCCAGCAATTTCAGCCAAGAATGTCAGGGTGACATGTTGAGCACGTTCCGAGATATTTGGGCGGAAGAGAAGGCGTTCAGCTTCCTTGACAATCACCCCACACATGTTGGGATGCTGATTGGCCACTTCGGAGAGATGATACTGCGCCTTGGCGGCTACTTTCACTGCTGGATCACCCATTTTATTAACCAGCATTGACAGGAGCATAGCTTCCTTCTCTGGGCCGTGAATCAGGAGCTTTGCAGCGCAAACAATTGCCAGATTTTTGTGAACTTCCTGCCCAGTCTTGAGAACCCCATCGAGATTCTGCAGGAACGTGAAATATCGCTGCTTCAGTTCGGATTCAAAGTGCCAATACGTGTAGACTTTCTCCAGGAAGCTCTTCTCGAGTTTCTTCTCCCCTTTCAGGGTTTTCCAGTCCTTCCCACGTTGCTCAATTGAAGCCAATTTCCTTGAGCCTGGGAGGATGGATGTGATGAATAAATCAGTGATTACATCAATTACATCCACACTGGCTTTATTTGCAGCCTTCGTCAGGCCAATGAGAACATCCAGTGCTGACAGATTCCCAAGAGGATTGCTCTGGAAGAGGAGAGTACCGGCATTTGCTCGATCCCTCAGTGTTCCTCTGTGCAGGGCTGTTTGGAGCCATTTTGCATCCGTTGGATTCCCTacaaaaggtaatttaattaattttccatttccagGAACTCAAAAGATGAGAATTTATACTTTTCTGGATGATTTCG is part of the Lutzomyia longipalpis isolate SR_M1_2022 chromosome 3, ASM2433408v1 genome and harbors:
- the LOC129793593 gene encoding CCAAT/enhancer-binding protein zeta, with amino-acid sequence MENETKKWFDEVKKYNSGEIVELSAEEVAELTTTCQNSFEKSYEIIQKRNPTDAKWLQTALHRGTLRDRANAGTLLFQSNPLGNLSALDVLIGLTKAANKASVDVIDVITDLFITSILPGSRKLASIEQRGKDWKTLKGEKKLEKSFLEKVYTYWHFESELKQRYFTFLQNLDGVLKTGQEVHKNLAIVCAAKLLIHGPEKEAMLLSMLVNKMGDPAVKVAAKAQYHLSEVANQHPNMCGVIVKEAERLLFRPNISERAQHVTLTFLAEIAGFCSPEVCRKLTNICFSFFKILVDKGMVNNRTMQAILRCLRRSVGNLATDDATSTPNPLSDELQNIIYRLIHFAEIRIAIQALGLLLQVIVTCASINRDRFYMALYRKMISVELTTMTHKWSAQFLYIIHRAIAIDTDIPRAQAFLKRLLQITFYLPSQMVCGVFVIMQKILQDRPELHKIQEIPTAADIEKNEVKSQLYESDSEHYSDVEEDTPSPQKNKKLSKKRKTPRNAQESWIHVDLNGVKKEDEEKKPKIHRLPLKYDPFYRNPSGAGAQYAPFVELLRFSAHFHPTVQKFVECVLERKKNTYYGDPLVDFSLTQFLDRFSFKNPKKKSDKEIKSIVQKAHQKTREYKPMGSRGQPVKAISEENCSENERFIFDFLQKRREMRGGKDDDDSDSDESVDDDEFEAYLDSLGPKKASTEEDIDYMKDLNEGESRKSKGKKRKQDDDDDEDAPNEEDDWDEDASADEDNSSDDDDDLSLDDDSDDAEAMSFSSSDEDSDEQKSGGKKGKKPSVLNDKDFRRKLKQKADMSSLFAAADDFSEILQEGSKGKNHGTLEEVANKDKSSEKQMQWEEARRKNSKKRSFKPQKKKFPGKPNKKRKSSIGSR